CATGTCCAGAGAGTACTGTAGGACAGGCCAGAAGTGCCTGTCTGTTTTCATTCTCCAACACCACCACGCCTGCCTGATGTGTTCCGTAACCCTCACCCCAGTTGGTGAAACCCTCACAGAATACTTCACACTCCCATTCCCCACATTCCCTAAACTGGAGGCTCCTAGGCGACTGATAATATTACAACCATAATCCACAGGGGTCTTAAAAGGGTAGGATGAAGTTACCGGTAGACACTGAAGTTCAGTTTTGTGTTTCCTCCTCTaattgttaaaggcccagtgcagtcaaaattcaggAACTTCTAATCAGCCTGTTTGCATGAGCGGGAGTTTCGGCTTccctggtgatatcaccaggcggtaaattggttaataggccaataacaaagagagttccaaaactctgccaataacagctagttttaagTTTTCTcctcccaactcagaccactcccagacagtcctagtaaaattcttgcttaagattttttttaatcatttttttaaagctaatattaaaaatattacaataaggtacttaattgttacccaaatgATTTGATATAAAAACATCTGCGttgggaaagggagatacctagtcatttttacaactgaatgcattcaactgaaatgtgtcttacgctttcaacccaacccctctgaatcagagaggtgcaaggGGATGCctttaatcaacatccacggcgcccagagaacagtgggttaactgccttgcacaggggcagaaccacagatttgtaccttgtcagctctgagatttgatccagcaaccttttagttactgacccaacactctagccactaggctacctgccttcacAGTTTGGATTTTAGGACAGTAATCTTTTCCTAGATCTGTTTGTACATTGTTAAGGGTTGTAGTAGGAGACTATACCTGAGAAAGAACCCCTGTCATGTGCTCCAACAGcaacccccacccctctccttgAGTCTCATATTCCCTGTCCAGTATCTGTTTCACATTGCGAATGGAAGGACATTAGCAGATGACACTTTGACATTCAAGACTCACCAAGACCTGAGAGAGACCCTGTAGGCAGAAAGATGATCCTAAtttaatgtgaaataaatgtattgaATTTGATTGGCTTGCATGACTACATGCTCGCTCTACTCTTGCACactgagaagagaaagagagagagaaataggctcTGACCACTGGTGCTGGCCATGGTGCTGGACTTTGAGAAAATCGATTATAATAAACATGATACTCCCTTGTTAATTATGCACCGCTAAATGACATTCTACATGTGTCAATTTCAATCCTTCTTTATCTACCCTTGTTGTGTCAGACTGGCAGACAGCACCGTGCCATTGGACATAGGCTGGTGACAAGTATTATTTTTAGACCtggcaaaaacaaaatgtaaaaaagaagTGGGCGTCTTTTCTGCTGATACTGCTGCAACTTTATATGACGTCTATAGGTAGCCTACACACCCTGGGTCAGGATACACTTTTCCCCCACGAAAAATAGTTTTACAGCTATAGTTATTGGTCCTATACTTCAACATTAGTGTCAACTGTCAAGGGATGACACATTTTGAAACCCTGGATGCCGTTCTTTCTATTTCAAGATTACGCTGAGCACAAAATCTCTGAGCAAATTCTCCAACTTGGAATGTCATCAACGTTGCTCTGCGGAGTGCCGATAAGAAGCCATTGAAAATAGATGAGAAGAACCTGCTACAATGAATACAATGGAAACGGTGGAATGTATCAGGATAGATCCAGATACTCTGACAATGCTAGAGGATGATGTGGACATCACTGAGGGAGTCTCCCAAATCAATGATGAGGTTGAGGATCTCCGCAACAGGTAGCAGCCTATATCCTACATCATTTCTGACATTCTGTACAGCCTACTAGAAGTGAGTCTTTTTCCAAAGTACACTACCGgtcagttttagaacacctactcattcaagggtttttctttatttttactattttctacattgtagaataatagtgaagacatcaaaactatgaaataacacatatggaatcatgtagtaaccaaaaaagtgttaaacaaatctaaatatattttagattcttcaaatagtcaccctttgccttgatgacagctttgcacactcttgaatgaataggtgttctaaaacttttgaccggcagTGTACATTCGCAAAAAACCTTATCCCCTCCTTCGTCGAGATCACATTAGTGTGGATGAATAGTTAAGGAGATAATTAAATTATTTGATAAAGGATTGAAAATTATTTCTGTCTCTGAGCATCCCACTTTGTCGAGATAAATCAGAGTTCAATCCATAGTAATCATGTCTTGTTATGATTTCAGTAAGGTTTACTCCATACAAAAGGTCACATTcctagtgagacagacagacagacagacagacagacagacagacaggaaacagacagacagacagacagacagacagacagacagacagacagacagacagacagacagacagacagacagacagacagacagacagacagacagaggggcagGGGTAGAGGGATCGTCACATATATAAGGCTTTTATTTCAagtcattttttattataatttcttGGTGTGCCTCGAAATGGGAAAATTTACATTTGCCCCAGTACCTCACCATGTTATTTGTATTATCGCGTCTCTTCCAGTTTGCGGTTGGCGGTTCAGGATGAGGCGGTGCGTCCCAAGATGCAGTGCTTAATGATGGACCCCTCCTTCTCCATGGTTACCGTGCAGGGCGAGGACAGCGGCATCCAATGGGAGACCAGCTCCAGCCGCTGCTCCACCCCTTGGGGTTCCGAAGCTGAACCCACCCCTACCGTCGCCTCGGAATTCTGCTTTCCCATTAATGAAAGGTCTGTTTCACCTGGATTAGGATCTGGAATGGCAGGTAAAATAACCTTTGTCATGGATGAGGCAATGATGGTGAGGAGGCCAAGGATGAAAACAAGTTGTGGAGGAGGACGCAGGAGCCGGGCTGACAGACGGGGACGGACTCCTCTGCCCACAGGTGATGACTTAGGTGAGGTCACTGAAAGAAATTAGGTAATGTCTCAAACTCTGATATGCTCAAACTGTAAACTATTGAGAAACGTTTTTGCATATTTTTCCTTCCTCAGGTGAGTTGGTTGAGAAGCCAGAGCTAGTGGAGGTCTCCCTGCCCAATGTGAGggcagagggagatggggaggaggaggaaacgaCAGATCCCAAAGAGGAGAAGAAGCAGAGTTTGTTCCGCCTGGTGTCAGAAGGCTCAGAGATCCTGAACATCGTGGTTCCTCCCAGGCTGGTGAGCATAGACGAGGAGGAGAGCCAAGTCATGGTGGACAACCTGTCTTACCTGGAGGAATCCACCTTCACCAAACCCAGTAACGAAATCATAGAAGAGGTGACAAACACAATTGAATTAGATCTGTAGACCTTACTCtgtgtatccatccatccattcagtcATTCATTAATTTATTTGCTCATTCACTTGTTTGTTTATTCATTCACTGATCCATTCATTCAGGTGTTTGAGGAGGACAACGCACCATCAGTGGGAGGTGGAGATCAAACGGTGGAACACACTGACTCCTCCCATCTCACCAGGCCTGATCAGACTGACCCTCCTGGGGCTCCGGTGGCAAAGCAGCCCAGACGAGGAGCCACCAGCGACATGGACTACTTTGAGACATTTACTCAGATGGATGAGCCTGCTCCAGGAGGCCCCACCATGATTGAagaaggacaggaggaggaggaagcagaCTGTGGAGAGGAAAACCAGCAAGTGAGTGAGGAGCCGGAACAGCTCCAAGATGCCGCACCTGTGACCGAAGACTTGGGAGGTTCCAACACAGGCGTTAGCGGAGAAGAAATCTCCAGTGACCATCTAGATGAGGTGTTCTACGGCGGTATGGACAATATGCCTTCTAAGAACTATCTGGAAGTAGAGGAGAGCGCAGTAGACAAGTCACCCAAGTCCCCCCTGAAGGAGAGTGGATCGGCCCTCTTCGGCAGCGAGGAAACCGTCCTCACCCCCATCTTCCTCCCCTCGGGACCCCCCAAAATCATCAACCCCACTCTGCTAGAAGAGCCTACGGCCATGGCCTTCCTTTACACAGACCTGTATGAAGAGGCGGTGGGCAGCAGGGAAGGAGTGAAGGAGGAAGACACTGAGAGTATGACCTCCGAAAGGTCCTTCCACAGCAGACACTCAGACCGGGAGGCCAGGGGGTACCTGGAGAAGTTTGTCCTGAAGGACGAGACTCCCATGGTGGAGCTGGAAGGGGAACCGGCAGTAGAGGAAGGCTTCAGAACTTGGGCACAGGAATTGTACACGCTGGACAGCTTTCTCTCACACCCTGATGAtggagagacagaaggggagaTCCAGGAGTTTGAGCATGACATGACAGATTTTTTCCGTACGAACGCCAGTTCCTCTCCATCTGATGATCGGTACATCCCATCACTGGATAAAGAAAAGAACCATGCAGAACCTGTGAAGGAGAACAAACATGTTAAGGCAGACAATGTTTTAAAGACAGTGCAGGAAGCACCTCAGCTTCAAGTGGTTAAAGAAGTGAAAACcacagaggaggagaacaagACTCAGGGCGTTGTCACAGATTTAAATGATCCACCACTTTCTGACCCAGAGTCTTTCTCTGAGAGGGCTGGTGGGGGGAGTGTCACTGAGCCCCCCACAGACATAGATCTCTCATACAAACATGATGCTCCCACAGTGGAACTACAAACACTCCCACCTCTGAGTGACAGTGGAACAAATCAGGAAGCTCCAAAGCCAGTAGCCCCCCCTAGAAGGAAGCCAGCTGCACCTCACAAGAGCTCTCTGAAACTAGCGCCACTGGCTCGAGCCCAGACCCCAGTTGAGATCCTAGatggaggaggggatagagggaaggaagagagggaggaggagaaagagaaggcttCACCAGCTGAGACTGCTGatgaaggagagggggatggagagacaggacagagggaggaggagaaagatatGACAACACCAGTTGACGGCTCATCCTCATTTTACCAATCCCAGATTACGCTGCTCTCAAGTATAGCTACTGAACAAGTAAAAGCAGAGGATAAAAAGACTGAATTGGCTGAAGGACACAGAACCACAGAACCACCTCAGGCTGAGGAGAGTGACAGCCCCAAGCCAGAGGCTGACCCGTTattgacaggacaggacagtaaaACAGAACCAGCTAAAGGAGAGGCTGAACCAGCTGAGTCAGCCAAGCTAGAAGTTGAACCTACAACAGGACCTAGCCAGACCACTCCTTCCGTTCCTGCCCCAGTGAATGACCCAGCCAAAGTTGGCGGCGGATGCATCATCCTTTAGCCTTATTAGGGGGAAAATGCTATGTCCTTTTTAGTCTTATTGGCTTTATACTGCAGCAATTTGAAATTGAGAGGTCAAATGATGAAGTAAAAATTACAGAACTTTTTttctcaacctggtctcagagcatttcgtattattctgtacgtaaatccgaaacactccatttagtatgatatgttatggttcgtatggtatgtattaatttgtggatgatatgttacaaattacaatttgtattatattttataaatttgcagaatgtacagtatgttacaaatTTTCAAACTGTATGATATGtaatgaattctagctaggtggctagtggctaacgttagctagctgtctaACAGTAtgtaggctaggggttagggttaagtttagaagtTCAGTTAAAgagttaatgttagggttagcgGAAggattagctaaaagggttaaggttggggaagggttagctaacatgctaagtagttgcaaagtagctaaaagtaCCAAGtaattgaaaagttgctaattaattcaatgctaaagttgtctgtgatgtgaAATTGCAACtattgggttgctagacgttcacgcTGTATGCCCACCCACCATCCCAACTAACCATCCTACTTTAATTTTTGCCTtgagtaaccatctgtcttatgtaaccatactaacatacagtattatactaattttagtgtcctggatttacatttactatgtaacGTCTATCAGACCAGGCTGTTTTTtctggatatttatttttatgcatACTTTTTTAAACAGTAGCACAGTAGCACTGGTTTCCCGGATCCAGCCTAAACACTTTCAACGGAGATTCTCTATTAAGCAGTCAGTCAGACTCATAGATAATTGTTAGGTTATTACCATTTAACCTTGTAATTTCTAAATAAATATCTGATCATTTCTGAACTGTAAAATAAAGTTCTACCCATTTTCCTCTCCTTTTGTATCTAAGAGCCGCTGCTCCAGATCATCCAATCTCCTCTGTGTTGATGGATGGTGGCCAGCTGAaaaaaacctgtgtgtgtgtgtgtctgtattcgtgtgtgtgtgtgtgtgtgtgtatgtgttagaaATAGGAGGTATGAATcacggagggggaggggggaattGGAGAGGTTGGGTTTGTCAAATGAGTAGCCTCTTGTACACATTGATGACCTTATaggaagggagtgtgtgtgtgttgtgaggggggggggggggtcttaagTGCACCCCTTGCCTCCACTCACTGTAAAGGGTTATAAATAACCATCCTTGGCCTGAGCCTGACAACCCCCATCTTGACACCAAGTCTCTGTAACCCTGTTCTCTTCTCAGATTGGTCTAGTGAGCCTCTGTAACCATCTTCTTGGATTGGCTCCCACTGCAAAGAACCTTGCAGCCTAAACACATAGtgtgatatgtactgtatgttcaggTTTCTTATtccacgtgaagcatggatggAAATTAAATATAAGTTTACACGTTTATCCAAGTGTTCCCTGTGTGTCAGCTTGTTGTTGTGGATGATCTAACTGAAGACTGAAGCAGCTGCCAACTCAATCTGAGGAACTGAAGTAGATCTGCATACCTGTTCCCTTTCTTGTATTCACACAGTATTCCTCTTCATTCTCCTATTCATCGTGTTTGTGTTCCCCTGTGAAGAGTTTATGTGCTTTTCACTGGTTTTCAAAGGGTTTTGCATTGTATTGTGTTATATGGGGCTATAAAAGAGATTTTGATAACACATTCACATCACTATCAGcgtgttttatttcatttttagtTTCAGGTGAGATTGTAACATTTTGTTAACATTTTGTTGAAAGGCTTTAGTGCCATCTTCTGGCCAAATGGAAAATCGTACGGTCTTTCCCGCACCAGAACGGCAGGACACGGTAATGCACCAACTGTGCGGTTTACGCTAGTTACCACAAACACAAAGTAAATATTATCTATATTGTAAAATTTTATGAGAAAAAAATAGATTTGTGATCTTAATTTAGGTTagtgttaggcataaggttagcagtgtcgTTAAgttaaaggttaggtttaaaaatacattttaagaaaatacattgtagaaataggagAGGCTTATGACTGTAGTAACTAGTGAAGACTAAACTGCAGTTTAACACCAGGAAATTCCAAACGTCACGACAgcaacattttcaaatcaaatgaaaacaaaacTATCGAATTAGTCGTTAATTTCTTAATTCTCTCTGGTAAATTttatatacacaaaaacacatatttaaaatatatttttacttgaAATCCAATATTTAATAAAATATCTAGAATTAGTcaataattatttatatattttttatatatatatacatatattcttACAACTCTATCATAGGTTTGTACAACTGTAACCCCTGGACTTTATGAATTCTCAGTTCTTGTTATTACATTTTTCAACttttaatattattttatgtttttcaaagaaaatatACGTGCAGTGATGtcttatgtttttttgttgtattgtaatttgaaatgttataataatatatatatatatttttaaagcagcATTATAGTCCTGGCAGCAGCATTAAGACTTCCGGTTTTCGTATTTTGCCTTCAAAATATTTATACGTATTTTGCCTTCGGGgcggcagtgtagcctagtggttagagcgttggactagtaatcgaaaggttgcaagatcgaatccccgaggtacaaatctgtcgttctgcccctgaacaggcagttaacccactgttcctaggccgtcattgaaaataagaatttgttcttaactgacttgcctagtaaaataaaggtaaaaaaaaaaaaaaaaaaaaatatatatataaaaaaaaaataaaagtccaTGGTAAAACGCTGTGTGGATGATACAAAATTGCAGCTTTGCATAGTGCGTAATGTAAAAATTACGTacaaaatatataattacatGGGAGAAAATCTAAACTTAAGATAATTACTATATATAAGATAAATAATTATATAAGGTGAAGCACATTGAAAAATGGTTGGAGCTTTTGTATAGTAAATAACAATAATGGCCTACTGGTAAAAAGTATATACAataacaattaaaaaatatatataattattttggtTGTATGATTCTTGTTAATTTATTGGTGCTATTGTTCAAGGATTATattttgaaatgtaatgtttaaaaaaaaagtgttactgTATTTTTGTTCTATAGCACAACAAACTGAACTGTAGAGGGAAAAGGATTGATTGTGTGTCCATAAAACCAGAGTCTAGTTTGAACAAAAAGCAAGGACATAGCACGTGTTACAGGACTTTTACTGTGTTCAAACATCTTAAAATGGAATGCCTGGACACTATACGGGTCAAATATAGCACTGTACAGGCAAAATTATCGACAGTGTGTCCATAGAACCCGGGTCCAGTCTACTTACGAGAGTCCCTAGAATACAAATCAGGTGAGTTTGAAGAAAAAGCTAGATCATAGAAAGTGTTATCATAGAAAGTGTTGCTGGACATTTACTGTGGTCAAACAGCTTAAAATGGAACGCCTggactgtcaggttttggccaggactgttcaggttttggtcactagatgtccccattgcaccttttttgtaccttttgttttttccttgctctaattattgtttgcacctgtgtgtcgttcccttgttagtatttaaaccctgtgtgttcctcagttctttgctcagtgtttgtatgtWagcacccagccccagccttgttgtgaacatatttctcttattggattttccagaggttctctggtttagtgcttgtgtatttttgagtagtcttttgaggtttgtttttccctgctgtttttaccactttgtggagtttctttgtattttggaggatatccattttgtgcctcttggctttattttttgacgtggtggatttatattctttgcctgaagatcttgtccttttattaaaccaccatttctagtactgctgagtctgcctcatcttctgggttctgccgactattagtgactgtttctctcaccgggtcctgacatggACACTATAAGAAAcaaatattgcactgtacaggcAAAACGATCGATTGTGTGTCCATAAAACCAGGGTCCTGCCAACTCACCAGAGTCTACCTTTTCCTGGTGAGCACATAGCTACTTTATGAGGCAATAATATGTCACACAATCACAAAAACCAGAACCCACATCCCTGCTACTTTCAATCCAAAAACCCAAGTCCAAGATACAAACCTTTTGATGAATTGCGGCCAGGGTTGGTTGAAGAAAAGTGCTGTTAACCTCCGTGATAACCGTTGGTAGACTACAGGCATAATCGGGGTGATACTAACTAGCAGCATGATCTTACTATGATACGGCTTCAAAAAATAATTTATTTGTCTAGCAAAAACACTTGACCTGATGCATGTTTTGGCAGTGTTGTggctttactttcattaatctgatgactgttctTTATCGAATCAAAtgactatgtttaattgttacctgattaaattaataatgtaacaattaactcattaggaatttggggcaccacgtgAGCGGTTGTTtaaagcgagagggagaggagtatgtatgcgtggtggaagaagacagaggaagatcaagagctgtagtctcagatgagattagggATACTATAAAtgatcatgtaataaatcatggtctatcaatgagagaggctggtctgagagtgcagccaaatctgcaacgctcaacagtggcatctattCTGAGTAATGtccggcaaaacaacaggtaagatgtacattctgcaagggcatctgactgaactgcacattacagaagtaaattgagcaaagcctccaaacccacgagtcaagcaactcaggaaacaatatgtccaggtaagataCAGAACTGTCACGGATTCCTCTGGAACATTCATTGCGCACActtggcccctattcccactgattgtatttgtatatatgtgccctttgttcaccatggtgctgtcggttattgttacaatgtccgttggtgcgtgtgagtacatgtgctgtgtgttttgggctttcgtgcccttgtggattgcgcagatgactacgggtctcgtcccgtgtgttaatcattgtgcgcatgtgtatttatttgaggtactcctcactcttttgtttgggtttcaaccctgtgttttgtgtagtgtttgtttggtcttcgtgcctttaca
This portion of the Salvelinus sp. IW2-2015 linkage group LG4q.1:29, ASM291031v2, whole genome shotgun sequence genome encodes:
- the LOC111961766 gene encoding cardiomyopathy-associated protein 5 isoform X1 gives rise to the protein MNTMETVECIRIDPDTLTMLEDDVDITEGVSQINDEVEDLRNSLRLAVQDEAVRPKMQCLMMDPSFSMVTVQGEDSGIQWETSSSRCSTPWGSEAEPTPTVASEFCFPINERSVSPGLGSGMAGKITFVMDEAMMVRRPRMKTSCGGGRRSRADRRGRTPLPTGDDLGELVEKPELVEVSLPNVRAEGDGEEEETTDPKEEKKQSLFRLVSEGSEILNIVVPPRLVSIDEEESQVMVDNLSYLEESTFTKPSNEIIEEVFEEDNAPSVGGGDQTVEHTDSSHLTRPDQTDPPGAPVAKQPRRGATSDMDYFETFTQMDEPAPGGPTMIEEGQEEEEADCGEENQQVSEEPEQLQDAAPVTEDLGGSNTGVSGEEISSDHLDEVFYGGMDNMPSKNYLEVEESAVDKSPKSPLKESGSALFGSEETVLTPIFLPSGPPKIINPTLLEEPTAMAFLYTDLYEEAVGSREGVKEEDTESMTSERSFHSRHSDREARGYLEKFVLKDETPMVELEGEPAVEEGFRTWAQELYTLDSFLSHPDDGETEGEIQEFEHDMTDFFRTNASSSPSDDRYIPSLDKEKNHAEPVKENKHVKADNVLKTVQEAPQLQVVKEVKTTEEENKTQGVVTDLNDPPLSDPESFSERAGGGSVTEPPTDIDLSYKHDAPTVELQTLPPLSDSGTNQEAPKPVAPPRRKPAAPHKSSLKLAPLARAQTPVEILDGGGDRGKEEREEEKEKASPAETADEGEGDGETGQREEEKDMTTPVDGSSSFYQSQITLLSSIATEQVKAEDKKTELAEGHRTTEPPQAEESDSPKPEADPLLTGQDSKTEPAKGEAEPAESAKLEVEPTTGPSQTTPSVPAPVNDPAKVGGGCIIL
- the LOC111961766 gene encoding cardiomyopathy-associated protein 5 isoform X2, which codes for MNTMETVECIRIDPDTLTMLEDDVDITEGVSQINDEVEDLRNSLRLAVQDEAVRPKMQCLMMDPSFSMVTVQGEDSGIQWETSSSRCSTPWGSEAEPTPTVASEFCFPINERSVSPGLGSGMAGKITFVMDEAMMVRRPRMKTSCGGGRRSRADRRGRTPLPTGELVEKPELVEVSLPNVRAEGDGEEEETTDPKEEKKQSLFRLVSEGSEILNIVVPPRLVSIDEEESQVMVDNLSYLEESTFTKPSNEIIEEVFEEDNAPSVGGGDQTVEHTDSSHLTRPDQTDPPGAPVAKQPRRGATSDMDYFETFTQMDEPAPGGPTMIEEGQEEEEADCGEENQQVSEEPEQLQDAAPVTEDLGGSNTGVSGEEISSDHLDEVFYGGMDNMPSKNYLEVEESAVDKSPKSPLKESGSALFGSEETVLTPIFLPSGPPKIINPTLLEEPTAMAFLYTDLYEEAVGSREGVKEEDTESMTSERSFHSRHSDREARGYLEKFVLKDETPMVELEGEPAVEEGFRTWAQELYTLDSFLSHPDDGETEGEIQEFEHDMTDFFRTNASSSPSDDRYIPSLDKEKNHAEPVKENKHVKADNVLKTVQEAPQLQVVKEVKTTEEENKTQGVVTDLNDPPLSDPESFSERAGGGSVTEPPTDIDLSYKHDAPTVELQTLPPLSDSGTNQEAPKPVAPPRRKPAAPHKSSLKLAPLARAQTPVEILDGGGDRGKEEREEEKEKASPAETADEGEGDGETGQREEEKDMTTPVDGSSSFYQSQITLLSSIATEQVKAEDKKTELAEGHRTTEPPQAEESDSPKPEADPLLTGQDSKTEPAKGEAEPAESAKLEVEPTTGPSQTTPSVPAPVNDPAKVGGGCIIL